In bacterium, the following are encoded in one genomic region:
- a CDS encoding HNH endonuclease, whose protein sequence is MALNGHVLVLNQNYEPMTICHVKKAFVLVFLGKAEIIEIAEGRSIRSVSHEYPFPSIVRLMSFVYKKRKGIMLSRKNILKRDNYQCQYCGTRTDAMTVDHILPKVRGGKDAWENLVTACITCNNKKGDRTPDEARMVLMTTPRRPHPLSFIQGHASGHYDNWKQYLFMS, encoded by the coding sequence ATGGCACTTAATGGACACGTTTTGGTGCTCAATCAGAATTATGAGCCGATGACGATATGTCATGTGAAAAAGGCGTTTGTTCTGGTTTTTTTGGGCAAGGCGGAGATCATCGAAATTGCCGAAGGGCGAAGTATTCGTTCGGTTTCGCACGAGTACCCGTTCCCGAGCATCGTACGACTGATGAGTTTCGTTTACAAAAAACGTAAAGGCATAATGTTGTCCCGAAAAAATATTTTGAAACGGGATAATTACCAGTGCCAATACTGCGGAACACGTACCGACGCGATGACGGTAGATCATATTTTACCGAAAGTGCGCGGCGGCAAAGATGCGTGGGAAAATCTGGTCACCGCGTGTATCACGTGCAATAATAAGAAAGGGGATCGCACCCCGGACGAAGCGCGGATGGTGCTGATGACAACACCCCGCAGGCCGCACCCGCTCAGTTTTATCCAAGGGCATGCGAGCGGCCACTATGATAACTGGAAACAATATCTTTTTATGTCATGA
- the trpS gene encoding tryptophan--tRNA ligase — MPRIFSGMRPTGKLHLGHLVGALENWVKFQDSYQTVYGIVDWHALTTGYKDTASLRNYILETAIDWISAGIDPQKSIIMQQSRVKEHAELHLLFSMITPTPWLIRNPAVKEQARDMGLIETTQDEQMMRIDFGHLGYPVLQTADILVYQADTVPVGEDQVPHIELCREIARRFNFLYSASGFQFPEPQHKLTVTPRLPGIDGNAKMSKSLGNCIYLSDDDATIESQVRKMVTDPQKLRKNDPGRPEVCSVYSYHKVFNTDETQGIALGCTTGELGCVACKKNLGQKLSQRLEPMRQKRAELVSDLHAVEKIISEGSDKARAIASDTMVSVRRAMKLD, encoded by the coding sequence ATGCCGAGAATTTTCAGCGGAATGCGCCCGACAGGGAAATTGCATCTGGGACATTTGGTCGGAGCATTGGAAAATTGGGTCAAATTTCAGGACTCGTATCAAACCGTTTACGGCATTGTTGATTGGCATGCACTGACGACCGGCTACAAAGACACCGCTTCACTTCGAAACTACATACTCGAAACGGCTATTGATTGGATTTCCGCCGGTATCGATCCGCAAAAAAGTATTATCATGCAACAGTCCCGCGTCAAAGAACACGCGGAGCTGCATTTGCTTTTTTCGATGATCACACCAACGCCTTGGTTGATCCGCAATCCCGCTGTCAAAGAACAAGCGCGCGATATGGGACTTATCGAAACGACGCAAGACGAACAAATGATGCGCATTGATTTCGGCCATCTCGGGTATCCTGTTTTGCAAACTGCGGATATATTGGTATATCAAGCGGATACCGTACCCGTCGGTGAGGATCAGGTACCGCATATCGAACTATGTCGTGAAATCGCACGCCGCTTCAATTTTTTATACAGCGCATCCGGTTTTCAGTTCCCGGAGCCCCAACACAAGTTGACGGTCACACCGCGGCTTCCGGGTATTGACGGTAACGCCAAAATGAGCAAAAGCCTCGGAAATTGTATTTATCTTTCTGATGATGACGCAACAATCGAATCGCAGGTGCGAAAAATGGTCACCGATCCTCAAAAGCTGCGTAAAAATGATCCCGGCCGTCCGGAAGTTTGTTCGGTTTATAGCTATCACAAAGTGTTTAATACCGACGAAACGCAGGGCATTGCATTGGGATGTACAACCGGCGAATTGGGATGCGTCGCATGCAAAAAAAATCTTGGACAAAAACTATCTCAACGTTTAGAACCTATGCGCCAAAAACGCGCCGAATTGGTATCGGATCTCCATGCGGTCGAAAAAATAATATCCGAGGGCTCCGACAAAGCCCGTGCTATCGCGTCCGATACGATGGTTTCGGTTCGCCGAGCTATGAAACTTGATTAA
- a CDS encoding aminopeptidase P N-terminal domain-containing protein has protein sequence MRYVLFWILSISTLCAQDQIQPYKDYDNDWLSPQFHKGRREALAQKMKPHSIAVLFSSEERLRSNDTYYQYKPESNFYYLTGFREPNAALIYLPEGWVVGGKTYSTVMFVPKRDYRYEVYNGRRMGTDGTQKILGIDTAFTNDEFSTQLNKILLQQQTASKLENVYCFNLREQYDTKTLRNMTTAFTDFRNNPRSLLGYMNSADFINVEPLIGELRAVKTEEEIVLLKKSIEITNDAHLQMMKSCEPGQKEFEIKAVGEYVFTRLGAEYEGYGSICGSAENSIILHYTTDRRQMKDGDVLLVDMASEYHGYSADVTRSYPVNGKFTKEQAIIYNIVLKAQQAGIDRIKPNVPYREVADAITKTLEDGLLEIGLIQDRKDAKKYTVHGYMHSIGLDVHDPQSYDRPFVPGFFTTVEPGIYIPENAPCDKKWWNIGIRIEDDILVTESGNINLSERVPRKIEDIEKLMKKKGVGNVPLDNN, from the coding sequence ATGCGTTACGTTTTGTTTTGGATACTCAGCATAAGTACACTGTGTGCGCAGGATCAGATCCAACCGTACAAAGATTACGACAACGATTGGCTTTCACCGCAGTTTCACAAAGGACGTCGCGAGGCGTTGGCTCAGAAAATGAAACCCCACAGCATCGCCGTGCTTTTTTCGTCGGAAGAACGCCTTCGCAGCAACGATACGTATTATCAATATAAACCCGAGAGCAATTTCTATTATCTGACCGGTTTCCGTGAACCCAATGCGGCATTGATTTATTTGCCGGAGGGTTGGGTTGTCGGCGGAAAAACATATTCGACGGTTATGTTTGTGCCCAAACGAGATTACCGCTATGAAGTATATAACGGACGTCGCATGGGTACCGACGGCACACAGAAAATTCTCGGCATTGATACGGCGTTTACCAATGATGAATTCAGCACGCAGTTAAACAAAATTTTACTCCAACAGCAGACTGCTTCGAAATTGGAAAATGTGTATTGTTTTAATTTACGTGAGCAATATGACACTAAGACGCTGCGTAACATGACGACGGCGTTTACGGATTTTCGTAATAATCCCCGAAGCCTTTTGGGATATATGAATTCGGCGGATTTTATCAATGTGGAACCGTTGATCGGCGAACTGCGTGCCGTAAAAACAGAAGAAGAAATCGTCTTACTTAAAAAATCCATTGAGATAACCAACGACGCCCATTTGCAAATGATGAAAAGCTGCGAACCGGGGCAAAAAGAGTTTGAAATCAAGGCGGTCGGTGAATATGTCTTTACGCGCCTGGGTGCGGAATACGAAGGTTATGGTAGTATCTGCGGTTCGGCCGAAAACAGTATTATTCTTCACTATACGACCGATCGTCGTCAAATGAAAGATGGTGACGTATTGCTCGTAGATATGGCCTCCGAATACCACGGTTATTCCGCCGATGTGACGCGTTCGTATCCGGTCAACGGCAAATTTACCAAAGAACAAGCCATCATTTACAATATCGTGCTCAAAGCTCAACAAGCCGGTATTGACCGCATTAAACCGAATGTACCTTACCGTGAAGTAGCGGATGCCATTACCAAAACATTGGAAGATGGTCTTTTGGAAATCGGGTTGATTCAGGATCGCAAAGATGCAAAAAAATATACCGTGCACGGCTATATGCATTCGATCGGACTGGACGTACACGATCCGCAGTCGTATGACAGGCCGTTCGTTCCGGGTTTTTTTACGACGGTAGAACCGGGTATTTATATCCCTGAAAATGCACCGTGCGATAAAAAATGGTGGAATATCGGTATTCGCATCGAAGATGATATTTTGGTCACCGAAAGCGGCAATATCAATCTGTCTGAGCGTGTACCCCGCAAAATAGAAGACATCGAAAAACTTATGAAGAAAAAGGGTGTTGGTAATGTACCGTTGGATAATAATTGA
- a CDS encoding segregation/condensation protein A: MYRVKLEQFEGPLDLLLFFVRKDELNIYDIPIAYITKQYLEYLHLMRTLNLDIAGEFILMAATLMRIKAKMMLPPDPTTEEEEELIDPRQELSRRLVEYRQFKEASKSLAELDEYWRSVYRRSYFNFDLIPQQTEEAVGLKDISFFDLLTAYKNAMAKKPAVIYHNVERLNVTVEEQQEYIMDFFRDRNMYTFLELVEDMSKIEVVVTFLALLDLVKKGEIAARQTTLFDDIWIYKASAYTDEIPDELRADESETKQPIPLNEETVLTPSDAAVLNEVSSDDTTFAVNESEDTALDSSLTEAATSPDSELANDRIDMAQTDDPVQEVEQATVDMNIEGVTDEAKTDAETVGLNEEIINNEAFVAIPQVEEQPQTEYTDTSEAFADSENDEIIDATAEENLNSLSNENIHSVEKTQSNLSSDETISVSVNESTEADFYTQVPSENISSAQNQSEISHVKTENIDSHGDEFSNEETESLDRTIVNAADDTIATDLTASITEVTVDENVTDDAVFLATTTEDQTITEPVPVERIRTVIAESQVNVNNSDAESVDTITDNAALSDTEDKVIAPTNELIVATAETNADDVDQTPSQVSSNEIGNNSKTDQTESDTIIPVGEDEPALIRANDVSTTDIQAIHENELTSEDVIERAASEPSQNTDPVHIIEAIHNQNYETIQPDLVKPLVSQDEPRTDGASVVSAKMEDDASKPLTEQHETADATLSRTVTNGEKPSLDEMEKPSIITVFVRKIVSFVKRFFGK; encoded by the coding sequence GTGTATCGTGTAAAGTTAGAACAATTTGAAGGCCCTTTGGATTTATTGTTATTCTTCGTTCGTAAGGACGAACTGAATATATACGATATTCCTATCGCATACATCACCAAGCAGTATCTCGAATACCTGCATTTGATGCGTACGCTCAATCTGGACATTGCGGGTGAGTTTATTCTGATGGCCGCTACGTTGATGCGTATCAAGGCCAAAATGATGTTACCACCGGATCCGACGACCGAAGAAGAAGAGGAACTGATCGATCCGCGCCAGGAATTATCACGCCGGCTTGTCGAATACCGCCAGTTTAAAGAAGCTTCCAAATCATTGGCCGAGCTGGATGAGTATTGGCGCTCCGTATATCGCCGGAGCTATTTCAATTTTGATCTGATCCCTCAGCAAACCGAAGAAGCTGTTGGTTTAAAAGATATCTCCTTTTTTGATCTTTTGACGGCTTATAAAAATGCAATGGCCAAAAAGCCGGCTGTCATTTATCACAACGTGGAACGTCTCAATGTTACGGTCGAAGAACAGCAGGAATACATCATGGATTTTTTCCGTGATCGCAATATGTACACGTTTCTGGAACTCGTCGAGGATATGAGCAAGATTGAGGTGGTAGTTACATTTTTAGCCTTGCTGGATCTCGTTAAAAAAGGAGAAATCGCAGCACGCCAAACCACCCTTTTTGATGATATATGGATTTACAAAGCGTCCGCATATACGGATGAAATTCCCGATGAGTTACGCGCCGACGAATCCGAAACGAAACAGCCGATACCTTTAAACGAAGAAACTGTTCTCACACCGTCCGATGCGGCTGTGTTGAATGAAGTTTCATCTGACGATACAACGTTTGCGGTGAATGAATCCGAAGATACGGCTTTGGATTCGTCATTAACTGAGGCCGCCACATCGCCCGATAGCGAATTAGCAAACGACCGCATTGATATGGCGCAAACGGATGACCCGGTGCAAGAAGTCGAACAAGCCACAGTTGATATGAATATTGAGGGTGTTACCGATGAAGCGAAAACCGATGCGGAAACGGTTGGATTGAATGAAGAAATTATAAATAACGAAGCCTTCGTTGCGATTCCCCAAGTCGAAGAACAACCGCAAACGGAATATACAGATACTTCTGAGGCGTTTGCTGATTCCGAAAATGATGAAATTATAGACGCAACAGCCGAAGAAAATTTAAATTCACTTTCAAATGAAAACATTCATTCAGTTGAAAAAACTCAATCGAATTTGTCTTCAGATGAAACAATATCTGTATCGGTGAATGAATCAACGGAAGCTGATTTTTATACCCAAGTACCATCGGAAAATATTTCTTCCGCACAAAATCAGTCTGAAATAAGCCATGTTAAAACGGAAAATATTGATTCACACGGTGACGAGTTTTCAAACGAAGAAACGGAATCATTGGATCGTACAATAGTAAATGCAGCCGATGATACGATCGCAACGGATTTAACCGCCTCAATAACCGAAGTGACTGTTGATGAAAATGTAACCGATGATGCCGTTTTTTTAGCAACCACGACAGAAGACCAAACGATAACAGAGCCCGTTCCCGTCGAGCGTATCAGAACAGTAATCGCCGAATCGCAAGTCAATGTAAATAATTCTGATGCCGAATCGGTGGATACAATCACGGATAATGCGGCTCTATCAGACACTGAAGATAAAGTGATTGCGCCAACGAATGAGCTGATCGTTGCGACGGCTGAAACAAATGCAGACGATGTTGATCAAACACCATCGCAGGTTAGTTCAAACGAAATCGGCAATAATAGTAAAACAGATCAAACTGAATCAGATACGATAATACCAGTCGGGGAAGATGAACCCGCATTAATTCGCGCAAACGATGTTTCGACGACGGATATTCAAGCTATTCACGAAAATGAATTAACCTCCGAGGATGTGATTGAACGTGCTGCGTCGGAACCATCACAGAACACCGATCCTGTTCATATCATTGAGGCGATTCACAATCAAAACTATGAAACGATTCAACCGGATTTAGTAAAACCGCTCGTTTCACAAGACGAACCAAGAACTGATGGCGCGTCTGTTGTCTCAGCTAAAATGGAAGATGATGCAAGCAAACCCTTGACTGAACAGCATGAAACCGCCGATGCGACTCTTAGCCGCACCGTAACAAACGGAGAAAAACCATCGCTTGATGAAATGGAAAAACCGTCTATTATAACGGTATTTGTTCGGAAAATAGTATCTTTTGTCAAACGTTTTTTTGGAAAATGA
- the scpB gene encoding SMC-Scp complex subunit ScpB yields MEEQNQNESNLEPTEVQIDTETSEVPADPRIVDGLPLQNVVESIIFASTEPLPMDRLLECIQKDYVQASLVRQVIDEINKHYQANNLPLRIIKIAGGYQYATHPQYDKWVSRLFKSKAEKKLSQSSLEVLAIVAYRQPISRAEIERIRGVNADWTLRSLMEKNLITVVGREDAPGKPLLFGTTKPFLEHFGLDAINELPKLKEIEDIIKEDKEFAETLEFDFADKKAAEAAAKTADETAKNEGLSQEFAEIDTMLKENNFNPEDHLK; encoded by the coding sequence ATGGAAGAACAGAATCAAAACGAATCCAACTTGGAACCCACGGAAGTACAGATTGATACCGAGACATCGGAGGTCCCTGCGGATCCGCGTATTGTGGACGGATTGCCGCTTCAAAATGTAGTTGAGTCCATTATTTTTGCATCGACGGAACCTTTGCCGATGGATCGTCTTTTGGAGTGTATTCAAAAAGATTACGTTCAGGCTTCGTTAGTTCGACAAGTGATAGATGAGATCAATAAACATTATCAGGCCAACAATTTACCGTTGCGAATTATCAAAATCGCCGGCGGTTATCAATACGCCACCCATCCGCAGTATGACAAATGGGTTAGTCGACTTTTCAAATCAAAAGCGGAAAAAAAATTATCCCAATCTTCGCTCGAAGTGCTGGCAATTGTGGCGTATCGCCAACCAATTTCACGTGCGGAGATTGAACGTATCCGAGGGGTAAACGCCGATTGGACATTGCGTTCACTGATGGAAAAAAATTTAATCACGGTGGTGGGTCGTGAAGATGCACCGGGAAAACCTTTACTTTTCGGCACGACCAAGCCGTTCTTGGAGCATTTCGGTTTGGATGCCATCAATGAACTTCCCAAACTCAAAGAGATCGAAGACATCATCAAAGAAGATAAAGAGTTTGCCGAGACGCTGGAATTTGATTTTGCCGATAAAAAAGCGGCGGAAGCGGCGGCTAAAACGGCTGACGAAACAGCGAAGAACGAAGGGCTGTCTCAAGAATTCGCTGAAATCGATACGATGCTTAAAGAAAATAATTTTAATCCCGAAGATCATTTGAAGTGA
- a CDS encoding rRNA pseudouridine synthase, which produces MRLNKFMATAGVASRRSCDEIIGEGRVTVNGQAVTDLSYQVDEALDRVEVDGQLLSIKEKDVYIILHKPLRYVTTVKDERGRDSVVDLVKITERVYPVGRLDFDTTGLLLLTNDGELAFRLAHPKFGIEKTYIALLNKKIGESELQQLRRGVVLIDGKTAPCKAEKLGKELVKITIHEGKNKQVKRMFRKLGYKVRELHRSQYGPIQLGKLKYGQWRNLKPAEVLALKKATGLIKK; this is translated from the coding sequence ATGCGACTTAATAAATTTATGGCTACGGCGGGGGTCGCCAGTCGCCGCAGTTGTGACGAAATCATCGGCGAAGGGCGTGTTACTGTCAACGGACAAGCTGTTACGGATTTATCTTATCAGGTGGATGAGGCGTTAGATCGTGTCGAAGTGGACGGTCAACTTCTTTCGATCAAAGAAAAAGATGTGTACATTATCCTGCACAAACCGCTGCGGTATGTAACCACCGTCAAAGATGAGCGGGGCCGTGATTCGGTCGTGGATCTAGTCAAAATTACGGAACGTGTGTATCCCGTCGGCCGACTTGATTTCGATACGACCGGACTTCTGCTATTGACCAACGACGGTGAATTGGCTTTTCGTCTGGCCCATCCCAAGTTTGGCATTGAAAAAACATACATCGCTTTGCTCAATAAAAAAATCGGCGAATCGGAGTTGCAGCAATTGCGCCGGGGCGTCGTGCTGATTGACGGTAAAACAGCACCGTGTAAAGCCGAAAAATTGGGAAAAGAGCTTGTCAAAATTACCATCCACGAGGGTAAAAACAAACAAGTCAAGCGCATGTTTCGTAAACTGGGCTATAAAGTGAGGGAGCTGCACCGCTCGCAGTACGGTCCTATACAGCTGGGTAAACTCAAATACGGACAGTGGCGTAATCTCAAACCGGCTGAGGTGTTGGCGTTAAAAAAGGCCACGGGTTTGATAAAAAAATAG
- a CDS encoding (d)CMP kinase, with protein sequence MKKLLITLDGPAGSGKSTTAKLLAKRLGYCYLDTGAMYRAITLQAIHHGIFPTDPEKIITMLPDITLHIDYKDGRQQTFLNGWDVSEGIRSPEVTRHVSAVSAIAEVRTFLRQQQQHIGNQGGYVVDGRDIGTVVFPNADIKFYMTAKVEERARRRLKEMADTDEWDLPKMIEDIQKRDHADMTRAEAPLRQPPDAIVIDNSLMTLDEQIQAIIAHIENRFGKQ encoded by the coding sequence GTGAAAAAATTACTGATCACATTAGACGGTCCCGCGGGAAGCGGAAAAAGCACGACCGCTAAATTATTAGCTAAGCGGCTTGGTTATTGTTATCTTGATACCGGCGCTATGTACCGAGCGATAACATTGCAAGCCATACATCACGGTATTTTTCCGACCGATCCTGAAAAAATCATTACGATGTTGCCGGACATCACACTGCATATTGATTACAAAGACGGACGCCAGCAAACCTTTCTCAATGGTTGGGATGTGTCCGAAGGTATCCGATCACCCGAAGTAACACGCCATGTCAGCGCCGTTTCGGCGATAGCCGAGGTACGAACTTTTTTGCGGCAACAACAGCAACATATCGGTAACCAGGGCGGTTACGTCGTAGATGGGCGTGACATCGGAACGGTGGTTTTTCCCAATGCGGATATCAAATTTTATATGACGGCCAAAGTCGAAGAACGCGCACGCCGACGTTTGAAAGAAATGGCGGATACCGATGAATGGGATTTGCCCAAAATGATCGAAGATATACAAAAACGCGATCACGCCGATATGACTCGCGCCGAAGCGCCTTTGCGGCAACCTCCCGACGCGATCGTAATAGACAATTCACTCATGACCTTGGATGAACAAATACAGGCCATCATCGCACATATCGAAAACCGATTTGGTAAGCAATAA